One stretch of Halichoerus grypus chromosome 10, mHalGry1.hap1.1, whole genome shotgun sequence DNA includes these proteins:
- the RTN4 gene encoding reticulon-4 isoform X4 codes for MDCQKKNWKDKVVDLLYWRDMKKTGVVFGASLFLLLSLTVFSIVSVTAYIVLALLSVTISFRIYKGVIQAIQKSDEGHPFRAYLESEVAISEELVQKYSNSALGHVNCTIKELRRLFLVDDLVDSLKFAVLMWVFTYVGALFNGLTLLILALISLFSVPVIYERHQAQIDHYLGLANKNVKDAMAKIQAKIPGLKRKAE; via the exons tgGTTGACCTCCTCTACTGGAGAGACATGAAGAAGACGGGAGTAGTGTTTGGCGCCAGCTTATTCCTGCTGCTCTCACTGACAGTATTCAGCATTGTGAGTGTAACGGCCTACATTGTCTTGGCCCTGCTCTCTGTGACTATCAGCTTTAGGATATATAAGGGTGTGATCCAAGCTATCCAGAAATCAGATGAAGGCCACCCATTCAG ggCATACTTAGAATCTGAAGTCGCTATATCTGAGGAGTTGGTTCAGAAATACAGTAACTCTGCTCTTGGTCATGTGAACTGCACGATAAAAGAACTCAGACGCCTCTTTTTAGTTGATGATTTAGTTGATTCTCTGAAG tttgcAGTGTTGATGTGGGTATTTACCTATGTTGGTGCCTTGTTCAATGGTCTGACACTACTGATTTTGG CTCTGATTTCACTCTTCAGCGTTCCTGTTATTTATGAACGGCATCAG GCGCAGATAGATCATTATCTAGGACTTGCAAATAAGAATGTTAAAGATGCTATGGCTAA AATCCAAGCGAAAATCCCTGGATTGAAGCGCAAAGCTGAATGA